A window of Mesomycoplasma lagogenitalium contains these coding sequences:
- a CDS encoding ribonuclease J translates to MAKINIFALGGLDENGKNSYVIEIDDSIFLVNAGTKVPISSTNGVDTLIPDFSYLEKNKNRIKGVFITDGKNESFSALPWLLMKIKGLKIYCSPFTKFLILDRISKYKIGHEEYEVISITSEKITFKETEVKSIYLAGSIAGVYGYNFETEDGAILILLNFIVGSLNIYGTTNLEKIKNSVESPKGIHTLLIDSGRANYRGKAIDKIDVTPLIESIFYKTENDSRIIIGAIDEEMALLQEVLDLALKYERPVAVYGRTYGQLVDLIRKIKYEGNFLQMPEFIDYKNVQDHKNAVILVTSTNERIYQRFLRITEDNDVYLKLNDSDKVIMIAPPINGLEVLHALTLDEIARITPHVVDITENEYYRIRPAREDIFMTVKELKPQYFIPLQGLYRYLVVSSEIAALAGVNRSNTIVLQNGKIASFIDGKLFSQKGTIKQVGEVIIDGFGIGDISPEVIKEREALARDGVITINSLIDYKTKKLQGELQIASSGIISKENKNQIHEIITSITYQAFLENEKINLKDVQEKIKKQVRKKMFKLYDKEPIVVTVFYEI, encoded by the coding sequence ATGGCAAAAATTAATATATTCGCACTTGGTGGTCTTGATGAAAATGGAAAAAATTCTTATGTAATTGAAATTGATGATTCAATTTTTTTAGTCAACGCAGGAACAAAAGTACCTATCAGTTCAACTAATGGTGTTGATACCTTAATACCTGATTTTTCATATTTAGAAAAAAACAAAAATAGAATCAAAGGTGTTTTTATTACCGATGGAAAAAACGAATCATTTTCAGCTCTTCCATGACTTTTAATGAAAATAAAAGGATTGAAAATTTATTGTTCACCATTTACTAAGTTTTTAATTTTAGATCGAATTTCTAAATACAAAATTGGCCATGAAGAATATGAAGTTATTTCAATTACAAGTGAAAAAATCACTTTTAAAGAAACAGAAGTTAAATCAATTTATTTAGCTGGTTCAATAGCAGGGGTTTATGGATATAATTTCGAAACTGAAGATGGTGCGATTTTAATTTTATTAAATTTTATTGTTGGTTCTTTAAATATTTATGGTACAACCAACTTGGAAAAAATTAAAAATTCTGTTGAATCACCCAAAGGGATTCATACATTATTAATCGATTCAGGTAGAGCCAATTATAGAGGTAAAGCAATTGATAAGATCGATGTTACTCCTTTAATAGAAAGTATATTTTATAAAACAGAAAACGATTCTAGAATCATTATTGGTGCAATAGATGAGGAGATGGCATTATTGCAAGAAGTTTTAGATTTAGCATTAAAATATGAACGACCAGTTGCGGTTTACGGTAGAACATATGGACAACTTGTTGATTTAATTAGAAAAATTAAATATGAAGGCAATTTTTTACAAATGCCAGAATTTATTGACTACAAAAATGTTCAAGACCATAAAAATGCAGTTATTTTAGTGACTTCCACTAATGAAAGAATTTATCAAAGATTTTTAAGAATAACAGAAGATAATGATGTTTATTTAAAATTAAATGATAGTGATAAAGTTATTATGATCGCTCCTCCGATTAACGGTCTTGAAGTTTTACATGCACTTACCTTAGATGAAATTGCGAGAATTACTCCTCATGTTGTAGATATTACAGAAAATGAATATTATAGAATTAGACCAGCAAGAGAAGATATTTTTATGACTGTAAAAGAATTAAAACCTCAATATTTTATTCCATTACAAGGTTTATATCGTTATTTAGTTGTTTCTTCTGAAATAGCAGCTTTAGCAGGGGTAAATAGATCTAACACAATTGTCTTGCAAAATGGCAAAATCGCTTCATTTATAGATGGGAAATTATTTTCACAAAAAGGAACTATTAAACAAGTGGGAGAAGTAATTATTGATGGTTTTGGTATAGGCGACATTTCTCCGGAAGTTATTAAAGAAAGAGAAGCATTGGCAAGAGATGGAGTTATTACAATAAATAGTTTAATTGATTATAAAACAAAAAAACTGCAAGGAGAATTGCAAATCGCTTCATCCGGAATAATTTCTAAAGAAAACAAAAATCAAATTCATGAA